Part of the Kineococcus aurantiacus genome, GACGCTGTGGCCGCAACCGGCCGCCCGCGTCGCCGCCGCGGTGCGCGACCACGTCGCCGACCGGTTGCGGACCCTGGCCGACCTGGAGGTCGACTCCGTCGAGGTCCACGTCACCAAGGTGGTCCGCCCGACGACCGCAGGAAGGAGGCGGGTGCAGTGAGCCACCAGCTCAGCACGTCGACCGACGACCCCGCCGGTGCCCCGTCGGGTGAACCCATGCGCGCTGCCGGCCAGAAGAGCGGCAGCGGGCCGATCGGCGTGGTCGGTCCCGTCCTGGCGCTGCTGCTGACCGCGGCCGGCGTCGTCCTGCTGCGCGAAGCCCTCGTCGCCGCCGGTGCCGTCACCGGATCGCCGTGGCTGCCCACCGTCGCCGAGAACCTGCGGGGTTTTGCCCCGGCCGCGTGGTTGATCCCCGTCGGCGTCGTGGTCGCCCTCATCGGCCTGTGGTTGATGGTCACGGCCCTGCGCCCGCGTTCCCGCAAGACGCTGCCCCTGGTCTCGCGGACGGGGGTCTTCCTGCACACCCGCGACGTCGCCCGCCTGGCCTCGGCAGCGGCCCGCGACGTCTCCGGCGTGCTGGAGGCCTCCTCGGCCGCCACCCGCCGCAAGGTCGACGTCACGGTGCGCGCCACGGCCGGTGACGGCATCCGCGAAGCGGTCACGAGCGAGGTCGGCGAGCGGCTGTCCGCGCTGCGCTCGCCGTTGCGGGTGTCGGTCCACGTCCGCACTCCCCACAGCACGTCCCGGCACGAGAGGCAGGAGAACTGATGGGCCGCGCCGTCCTCGGACTCGACCGGCTCCTGGCCCTGCTGGCCGGGGTCGTCCTGCTCGTCGCCGGGGCCGCGACCGCGGCCTGGGGCGGTGGGTGGCTCGTGCGGGTGTGGTCGGCCGCGCCGCGGCAGTTGCAGTTGAAGACCGCCACCGACACGTTCGCCGCGACCTGGTGGCCGTGGGCCGCCGGTGTCACCGGTGCCGTCCTCGTCCTGCTGGGGCTGTGGTGGCTGCTGGCGCACCTGCCCCGCCGCGGCGTCGGCACGCTGGTCCTGCCCGGCTCCGACAAGCACGGGCGCCTGCTGCTCGAACCGGCCGGCGCGGCCACGGCCGCGGCCGAGGTCCTCGAGGAGTTCCCCGGCGTGCGCTCGGCCGGCAGCCGGGTGCTGCGCGACCGCGGGCAACTCGTCGTCGAGCTGAAGGCCCTCGTCGAGCCGACCGCCGACCTGACCGCGGTGGTCGCCGCCACGGACGCCGTCAGCGCCGATCTGCACCAGGTGCTGGATCGTGACGACGCCCGCGCCCGGGTCCACCTGTCCGTGGCACGACGGGCGCGCCGGCTCCCCCGCGTCCACTGAAACCCCGAACACCGACAGATCGACTGGAGTCCTCACCATGTGGGTCCTGCTCTCCGGCGGACTGCGCCGCTGGCTCATCGCCTCCCTCGCCGTCCCGGTCGCCGCGAAGGTCCTGGGCGCCGCAGGCCGTCGGTTGGAGGCCCGCAACGGACCGTCGACCCTCTCCAGGGGTTTGCGGGGCGCCGGGCGGCTCGTCTCCCGCGACCAGCGCGAGGAGCACGCGGCGACCCAGCGCCGCTCCATGCGTCGCTGGAACCGTTGAGCAGCAGCCCAACACGCCTCACGGGGAACGAGAGGGCACCGGAACAACCAGGTACCCGACGCCGGCGGGAACGAACTCGTCCTCCGAGTTGCGCTCGTCGCCGACAGCGACAGGATTGTGACAGGCATCACCGCTGCGGCGGTCGTCGACCGGCGGCCTCACCGGACCTGACGGTCCACTTCGACGAGGCCCAGCGGTCCCCGGGACGGGCACACCGTCACCAGGGCCCCGATCACCACGACTCGCAGCGAACCCCCGAGAAACCAGGTACCGGTCGGGACAGACCGACCGGACGACGGAGAACGGAAGGAACACCATGGCTCACCACTTCACCCCCGACAACCTCTTCGGCGCGACCGTGACCGGCAACGACGGCGACAAGATCGGCAAGGTCGAGGACGTCTACCTGGACAACGACTCCGGCCAGCCGGAGTGGGTCTCGGTCAAGACCGGGCTGTTCGGCAGCAACCTCTCGCTCATCCCGCTGGCCGAAGCCAGCCACAGCGGCGACACCCTGACCGTCCCCTTCACCAAGGCCAAGGTCAAGGACGCCCCCCACCACGACCCCGGCCACGAGCTCAGCGAGAGCGACGAGGCCGAGCTGTACCGCTACTACGGCGTCAGCGGCTACTCCAGCTACGACCAGACCAGCACCACCACGACCGGCACCACCGGCACCACGACCGGCACCACGGGTGTCGGCACGGGTGTGGGCACGGACGCGGAGTACGACACCACCCGCGGCGCGGACCACGAGGCGACGAACGCGGACTACGACACCACCCGCGGCGCCGGGCACGACACCTCCGGGCCCAACACCGACGACGCGATGACCCGCTCGCGCGAGGAGCTGCGCGTGGGCACCGAGACCCGCGAGGCCGGCCGGGCGCGGCTGCGCAAGTACATCACCAGCGAGAACGTCACCCGCACCGTCCCGGTCTCCCACGAGGAGGTCCGCGTCACCCGCGAGCCGATCACCGAGGCCAACCGCGGTGCGGCGCTGTCCGGTGGGGACCTGACCGAGGAGGAGCACGAGGTCGTCCTGACCGAGGAGCGGGCCGTGGCGGCCAAGGAGACCGTCCCGGTCGAGCGGGTGCGCCTGGACACCGAGACCGTCCAGGGTGAGGAGACCGTGCAGGCCGAGGTGCGCGAGGAGCACATCGACCTCGACGCCGACCAGGGCATCACCCACGGCGAGCGCGGCACCCGCGGTACCGACCGCTCCTGAGCCGGTGAGCCAGCAGCCCACCGGCCCGACCACCGACCCGATGATCGACCAAGTCGCCTCTGGCCGTGCGGCTGACCGTGCGGCGGAGGTGGTCTTGTCGGCGGAGGTGCTGAGCACGGGCACGGTCCGGGTACCGGTCGAGCGGGTCCGGGTGGCCAAGCGGATCGTGCACACGACCCGCACGATCGAGGTGCCGGTGCGGGTGGAGGAGCTGGTGGTGACCCGGGAGGCCGTGCAGGCCACGGCCGACCCGGCCACCGGGTTCGAACCGGTACCGGGTGCCGGCCCCACCGAGGTGGTCCTCGTGCTGCACGAGGAGGTGCCCCAGGTGAGCCTGCGGGTGCAACCGGTGGAGGTCGTCCGCATCGGCGTCGTCACGGTCGCCGGGGAAGAACTCGTGCGAACTGAGCTGCGCACGGAGGTCGCCGAGGTCGAAGCGCTCGGTGACGTAGTACTCGAAGGGGTCGAAACCACCGGCACCGATCAGCGCTGACGGCCCGGCCGGCGGACTCGGGAACTCCCCGGGACGCCGGCCTCGCCGCCCGGCCGGTCCGTGCGTGGGCCGACCGGGGCAGCGGCCCGACCAGATCCGCACCTCTGACCGAGGTGCCCGGTCCATCCCCGCCTTCCCCTTCTCCAACGAGATCCCCATCCAGGAGGTAACCGTGCGCCGATCCCGCCGCGGACCCGCACCCGCCCCCGTCACCGAACCGCGAGGTTCCCGCGCCGCAGCGCACCGCACCGCCGATCAGGGGGGACCGGAGAACCGGCCCACCGGGACGACCGGGGCGGTGGAAGGACTGTGACCACGTCCGACCCCGGACCGGGTGGTCCGCGCACGCCGCGCTTCCGCAACCCCGCCGTAACCCGGGCGTCCTCCGCGCCGGGCGCCGCCCGGACCGGGCACCAGCGTCCCGCGGTGGCGTCCGGCTCCCGTGGCCTGTTCGGCAGCCAGGCCGGCGAGAACGTCGCCCGCGCCGGTGCCGCTGAACTCGTCGGCACCTTCGTGCTCGTGCTGGCCGGTGGCGCGACCTCGGTCGCCGCGGCCACCACGAACCCCTCGGTGTACGACCTGTTCACCATCGTCGCCGCCTTCGGCCTCGCGCTGACGGCGCTGGTGGCCGGCCTGGGGCACGTCTCGGGCTGCCACCTCAACCCGGCGGTCACCGTGGGGCTCGCGGTCACCCACCGGTTCCCGTGGCGGGCGGTACCGGTCTACGTGCTGGCCCAGCTGGCCGGCGCGGTCCTGGCCTCCCTGGCCACCTGGGCCGTGCACAGCGGTTCCGGTCCCTCGGTGGTGCGCGCCTCCGCCACCGTCCCGGCGCCGGGGGTCTCCTCCGGACGGGCCTTCTTCATCGAGGCCCTGATCACCTTCGTGCTGGTGCTGGTCATCATCGCCGTCGCCACCGACGACCGGGCCCCCGCGGCCGCGGCTCCCCTGGCGGTGGGTGCGGCGCTGGCGGTGTGCATCTTCATCGCGGCCCCGCTCACCGGCGGGGCGGTGAACCCCGCCCGCGCGTTCGGTCCGGCCGTCGTCTCGGGCACCTTCAGCGGCCTGTGGCTGTACCTGCTGGCTCCCCTGGTCGGCGGGGTCGTCGCCGCGGTCTGCTACGACAAGCTCCTCGCTCCCGCTCACGCCCCGGAACAAGCCCCGGCCGAGTGACACCCCGCGAGTCCCCCGCCCGCTGACCTCGGCGGGCCGGCAGCCCGCGGTGCGCAGTCCACCGCAGGTCCCTGCCCCAGGGCATCGGCACCCCCGGGAGTCCGCGTCGAGACGCGGACTCCCGGGGGTGCCGTCGTGCTTCCGCGGTCAGCCCGGCGGCGAGGCGGCAGGTCGCCACCCGGCCCGGTCCCGCGGCGTCACCGCCCCCGGTCGAGGGGCGGCAGGACCGGCGGCGCCGTCAGAGGGGCAGGGTCAGGAAGGCGCGCCCGGCCAGCGGTCCCCCGGGGAACTGCTGCAGACGGCTGCCCGGTCCCAGCGCGCCCAGGTCGACGACGACGAAGTCGAGGTCCTCGAACAGGCCGGTGAGCACCTGCTTGGCGTCGGTGTCGTCACCCGAGAGGAAGAGGACGACGTTCCCGTCCTCACGGGCGGAGTCGGCCGCCAGGTCCGCGGCTCCCATGTGGTTGCCGGTCTTGACCACGCGCGCACCACGGGCACGCCCGGCGAGGAGTTCACTGCTGGTCGGTTCCCCCGGTCCCGGCACCGGAGCCGAGAAGTCGTTGGTCGCGTCGACCAGGATGCGCCCGCCCCAGTCGGGCACGGAGTCGGCGATGCCGCCGGCGGCGGCGCTGGGCACGGCCAGCACGACGACGTCCCGGGTCGCGGCCTCCTCGACGGTGCCGGCGCGGGCGGCACCACCGAGCTGCTCGACGAGTGGGCGCAGGCTCTCCGGCCCGCTGCTGTTGCTGAGGACGACGTCGTGGCCGCCGCGGACGAGGTGACCGGCGAAAGCCCTGCCGATGTTCCCGCTGCCGATGATCCCGATCTGCACTGCCTGCTCCTGCCTGCTCGATGCTCCACCGGGTGCGATCGCCGCGCGCCCCGCCGCGGACGGTGGGTCGGCACGGTCCGCACCTCCGGGGACGGAGCCTGGCAGGGCGGTGACCGGCCCGGCATCCGTCACGTGACGGTCCTCCACGGGCCGCGGGGCCGTGGGCGGTTCCCGGTGCCGCCGGTGTCCCGGACCCGCCCGAGCTGCCCCACCCCTGCCGGCGCCTCGACCGCAGTCACCTGACGGATGCGCTGACGCGGCTGGTCGCGGCAGTTTCTCCACCGACCCCGGCACACGGTGCGCCGACGGCACCAGCCGGACGGCGCACCGCGGCGGACGACCCCGCCACCGCTGGACGACCTGAGGAGATGCACCGTGCCCGAGCCCGTCGAGCCCGTCCTGGAACCGGTGGCGCAGGCGTTCGCCGACGCCAACTCCACTCCGCCGTTCCTGTACCAACTGCCCCCCGAGGAGGGTCGCAAGATCGCCGAGACCGTCCAGACCGACCCCACCCCCACCCTGCCCGACGCCGACGTCTCCGACCTGACCGTCGAGGGCGGGCCCACCGGCTCGGTCCGGGTGCGCATCGTGCGGCCCGCGGGCGCCACCGGTGTCCTGCCGGTCGTCCTGTACGTCCACGGGCTGGGCTGGGTCTTCGGCGGTCCGGTCACCC contains:
- a CDS encoding DUF6286 domain-containing protein, giving the protein MSHQLSTSTDDPAGAPSGEPMRAAGQKSGSGPIGVVGPVLALLLTAAGVVLLREALVAAGAVTGSPWLPTVAENLRGFAPAAWLIPVGVVVALIGLWLMVTALRPRSRKTLPLVSRTGVFLHTRDVARLASAAARDVSGVLEASSAATRRKVDVTVRATAGDGIREAVTSEVGERLSALRSPLRVSVHVRTPHSTSRHERQEN
- a CDS encoding DUF2382 domain-containing protein; its protein translation is MAHHFTPDNLFGATVTGNDGDKIGKVEDVYLDNDSGQPEWVSVKTGLFGSNLSLIPLAEASHSGDTLTVPFTKAKVKDAPHHDPGHELSESDEAELYRYYGVSGYSSYDQTSTTTTGTTGTTTGTTGVGTGVGTDAEYDTTRGADHEATNADYDTTRGAGHDTSGPNTDDAMTRSREELRVGTETREAGRARLRKYITSENVTRTVPVSHEEVRVTREPITEANRGAALSGGDLTEEEHEVVLTEERAVAAKETVPVERVRLDTETVQGEETVQAEVREEHIDLDADQGITHGERGTRGTDRS
- a CDS encoding DUF2382 domain-containing protein, with the translated sequence MVLSAEVLSTGTVRVPVERVRVAKRIVHTTRTIEVPVRVEELVVTREAVQATADPATGFEPVPGAGPTEVVLVLHEEVPQVSLRVQPVEVVRIGVVTVAGEELVRTELRTEVAEVEALGDVVLEGVETTGTDQR
- a CDS encoding aquaporin; its protein translation is MASGSRGLFGSQAGENVARAGAAELVGTFVLVLAGGATSVAAATTNPSVYDLFTIVAAFGLALTALVAGLGHVSGCHLNPAVTVGLAVTHRFPWRAVPVYVLAQLAGAVLASLATWAVHSGSGPSVVRASATVPAPGVSSGRAFFIEALITFVLVLVIIAVATDDRAPAAAAPLAVGAALAVCIFIAAPLTGGAVNPARAFGPAVVSGTFSGLWLYLLAPLVGGVVAAVCYDKLLAPAHAPEQAPAE
- a CDS encoding NAD(P)-binding domain-containing protein, whose product is MQIGIIGSGNIGRAFAGHLVRGGHDVVLSNSSGPESLRPLVEQLGGAARAGTVEEAATRDVVVLAVPSAAAGGIADSVPDWGGRILVDATNDFSAPVPGPGEPTSSELLAGRARGARVVKTGNHMGAADLAADSAREDGNVVLFLSGDDTDAKQVLTGLFEDLDFVVVDLGALGPGSRLQQFPGGPLAGRAFLTLPL